One genomic window of Mercenaria mercenaria strain notata chromosome 2, MADL_Memer_1, whole genome shotgun sequence includes the following:
- the LOC123531852 gene encoding uncharacterized protein LOC123531852, whose translation MPRKGKRPIGSTIASKCAVAAPQPEIVEPTQEESNESPIPPTDSSAEQTRKEQVEERPTSPEIETDIRPRKTLHRTLTQDEEDDLVAWLRENSFLFDKSSAGFKYKEKKNSTWAAKEAELGLKPGDLSSIWYTNMRTQYSKLIKLTNKSGSGAGERTARQQWILDNFEFLRPYLVQLRTQRGSKVSTCSNKNPV comes from the exons ATGCCGAGAAAAGGCAAAAGGCCGATAGGCAGTACAATTGCGAGTAAATGTGCAGTTGCTGCGCCTCAGCCTGAAATCGTGGAACCCACCCAGGAAGAGAGTAATGAGTCGCCTATACCCCCTACTGACTCTTCTGCCGAGCAAACCAGAAAAGAGCAAGTAGAAGAACGTCCGACTTCTCCTGAGATAGAG ACTGATATCAGGCCCCGGAAGACACTACATCGTACACTCACGCAAGATGAAGAAGATGACCTTGTAGCGTGGTTAAGAGAGAACTCGTTCCTCTTCGACAAATCATCCGCAGGATTCAAGTATAAGGAGAAGAAGAACAGTACATGGGCCGCGAAAGAGGCAGAGTTGGGCCTCAAACCTGGAGACCTGTCGTCAATCTGGTACACGAATATGAGAACACAGTATTCGAAACTAATTAAGCTTACCAACAAATCTGGATCTGGTGCTGGAGAGCGCACAGCAAGGCAACAGTGGATTTTGGACAACTTTGAATTCCTGCGCCCTTATCTGGTACAGCTGCGAACTCAGAGGGGATCCAaagtaagtacatgtagtaataaaaaTCCTGTATAA
- the LOC123531851 gene encoding putative nuclease HARBI1: MYSFRVGSNTISKFVPEVLDAIIQEYSEEVLPDVVTAEQWQQIADDFRTKWNFPHVCGALDGKHVRIKNPKNSGSLFYNYKGFFSIILLALVDANYKFIWVSVGANGSASDAQLFNNTELRTMLEENNLGLPDPDPLPGDDMNTPYFLIGDDAFPLRTWMMKPYSRRNLTNEERIFNYRLSRARRVVENAFGLLAMRFQCLLGCLNQMPETVDLIILACVTLHNLISIRYPAIARLAVDQEDEHNQLVPGEWRQGRQLADGDRTHGRNVVTSAGVSQRNYIKHYFNSRAGSVEWQQNMI; this comes from the exons ATGTACTCATTCCGAGTGGGAAGTAACACAATAAGTAAATTCGTCCCTGAAGTTTTGGATGCTATAATACAGGAGTACTCTGAAGAGGTTTTGCCAGACGTCGTCACTGCTGAACAATGGCAGCAGATTGCAGATGACTTCCGAACCAAGTGGAATTTTCCTCATGTCTGCGGGGCTCTTGATGGTAAGCACGTGAGGATAAAGAACCCGAAGAACTCTGGATCTCTGTTCTATAACTATAAAGGCTTCTTTTCCATAATACTACTCGCACTCGTAGACGCAAACTACAAATTCATCTGGGTAAGCGTTGGTGCTAATGGCAGTGCATCCGATGCCCAGCTATTCAATAACACTGAACTCAGAACCATGCTAGAAGAAAACAACCTTGGTTTGCCTGACCCTGATCCACTGCCTGGCGATGACATGAACACCCCATACTTCCTCATTGGAGATGACGCCTTCCCGTTGAGAACTTGGATGATGAAGCCATACTCCAGACGCAACTTGACCAACGAGGAGCGCATATTCAATTACAG GTTGTCCAGGGCTAGACGAGTGGTAGAAAACGCCTTCGGTCTTCTCGCTATGCGGTTTCAGTGCCTACTTGGCTGCTTGAACCAGATGCCCGAAACCGTTGACTTGATTATTCTTGCATGTGTCACACTGCATAACCTTATCAGCATACGGTACCCTGCCATTGCAAGACTGGCCGTCGACCAAGAGGACGAGCATAACCAATTAGTACCTGGTGAATGGCGCCAAGGAAGACAGTTGGCTGATGGTGATCGGACCCATGGAAGAAATGTGGTGACATCCGCTGGGGTCAGTCAGAGGAACTACATTAAACACTACTTCAACTCCCGAGCTGGTTCAGTTGAGTGGCAACAGAATATGATTTAG